The following nucleotide sequence is from Syntrophomonadaceae bacterium.
AATAATGGCATTGCCGGCCACATAAACCGAGCGGGAGGCGGTGGAAGTCCCGGAATCCGGCGTGGCTGCTGTATCGCCGGTCACCACTTCCACCTGATCCGGATGGCAGCCGAGCACCTCCGCCGCCATCTGGGCATAAGCAATGCTATTGCCCTGCCCGATTTCCGGACAGCCGACCCCCAGCCGGAAACCGCCGCCGGGGAGCAGCTCAACAACCGCAGTGCCATAATCCGGCAATCTAAAGCCCAGGCCGCACCCCTTGATGGCGGCAGCCAGACCAACCCCTCTTTTCTTCCAGGGCCGCGAAGGGTTAGCCTTATAGTTTTCCCGGTTAATCCACAGATCGGTTGCTCCTGCAGCAGCCAAAGTTTGCACGGGGCCCATCGCGGTAATCATCTCGTTGCCCAAGGGCCCTTTATCACCCGTTTGCAAGCCGTTTTTCAGACGGATGGCCAGTCTGTCCATCCCCAGTTTTTCAGCCAGGATCTCCATTTGGGTCTCCATGGCAAAGGTGACCTGGTTCACCCCGAAACCCCGCATCGCGCCACTGACAGAATTGTTGGTGTAAACACAATAGCCGTCTACCTGTGCGTTAGGGGCCCGGTAAGGGCCGCTGCAGTGTTCCACGGCTGAATTTAATATGGTGCCGCCAAGGGAAGCATAGGCGCCGGTATCCGAGATAATGGTCACCTGGTGGGCTACCAGGGTGCCGTCTCTGGCAGCCCCGGTTTTCATCCGGATGGTCATCGGGTGCTTCTTCCAGCCCGACACCACCGATTCTTCCCTATTTAAAATTATTTTTACGGGCCGCCCTGTCTTCAAGGCCAAAAGAGCCAGGTGAATCTGGATTGTGATTTCGTCCTTGCCGCCAAACCCTCCGCCCACCGGGTTGCCAATCACCCGGATTTTTTCCTTGTCCAGTCCTAAAGAGCGGGCTATCTGAATCACGTCCCGGTCCGGATAATGGGAACCGCACCAGACGGTGATGAAACCACGATCATCTATCTGGGCTACCCCTCCTTCGGTTTCCAGGAAGGCAGGCATCACGCAGGAGGTATGGTAGGTGTTTTCCACGATGGCTTCGGCCGAGGCAAAAGCCTTTTCCACGTCTCCGTGGGTCACCGCGGTATGCCGGCAGATGTTGCCGGAGGCATGAACCTGTGGGGCTTTGGCCTGCATCGCTTCCTCCGGATTGAAGACTCCCGGCAGTTCCTCGTATTCCACCCGGATCAGGTCCAGGGCCATGGCGGCAATTTCTTTGGATTCGGCGGCAACCAAAGCAACTGCATCACCCATATAGCGCACCTTGTCAGCGCAAAGCACCGGCTGGTCCTGGATCACAATTCCATAGCCATTTAGCCCGGGCACATCCTGATGGGTAAGCACCGCCGCTACCCCGGGGAGCCTGGCCGCCTCACCGGTGTCAATGCTCTTGATTAAGGCATGGGGATAACGGCTGCGCAGGACACTACCCCATAACATCCCCGGAAAGCTGAGATCAGACATGAACCTGGTTTTTCCCGTCACTTTACCGCCGGCATCCTGGCGAGGCAGCGGCCTACCTATCCATTTAAAGGCCATGGACCTTCCCTCCTTCACTCATAGGCTAGCGGCAGCAGTCTTGATCGCTTGCACGATCTTCACATATCCCGTGCATCGGCACAGATTCCCGGCAATGGCTTCTTTGATCTCCTGTTCAGAAGGAAGAGGATTTTGCATCAGCAACGCTTTAGCTGAAAGCACCATACCCGGCGTACAGTAGCCGCACTGGACCGCCCCTTCGGCAATAAAGGCCTCTTGCAACGGATCAAGCTTTCCGTCCTTGGCCAGACCCTCGATGGTGACCACATTCCGCCCTTTGATCTGACCAACGAGCACCAAGCAGGAATTTACCGCCTGGCCGTCCAGCAAGACCGTGCAGGCACCGCACTCGCCCTGGCCGCAGCCTTCTTTGGTACCAGTGAAGTCCAGTTCTTCCCGCAAAACATCCACGAGCCGGGCTTTTGGATCCACTGCCAATTCCACCGATAAGCCATTTAAAATAAAGGATATTTTCTCCATTAGGCACCCTCCTAAAACATCACCTATACGTATGCCTGTGACAAGGGGACGGGGTTGCTGTCACATGTGCTTAGCTCCTGTCCACCGACGACCGGCCGATTACTTCCGGCTACAGGATTCGCGTCCCGGTAAGCCCTTTCACCGCCCGGTAAGCATCTAAAAGCGGCCCGATAATCGCTTCTTTTCCGCCATTTTCCACAAAACGACAGGCAGCGTCCACTTTCGGCCCCATACTGCCAGGTGGAAACTGGCCTTCAGCCATGTATGCCCTGGCTTCAGCCAGGGTCATCTTTTCCAAATCCCGTTGGCTTGGTTTGCCAAAGTCTAAGGATACCCGATCAACGCTTGTAAGGATCAGGAAGTTATCAGCACTTATGTCCCGGGCCAGCAATTGTCCCGTCAAATCCTTATCGATAACTGCTTCCACTCCCTGCAGCATCCCGTATTCATCCCGCATTACCGGAATGCCCCCACCGCCGGCGGCAACCACCACATACCCGCTGTCCAATAAAGACTTGATACCGCTTTTTTCGATGATCTCAATGGGAAAGGGAGATGGAACTACCCGCCGCCAAGCATCATTGCCCACTTGGGTCATCCGGTACCCCTTTTCCTCTGTAAGCCGGGCGGCCTCTGCCGCATTATAATAGGGGCCGACAGGTTTGGTCGGCAGTTGAAAAGCCGGGTCTGCCGGGTCAACCAAGACCTGAGTCACCACTGAAATAACATTAATATTAATTCCTGCCGATTTAAACCCGTTACCCAGTTTTTGTTGGATAGCATAACCAATCGAACCCTGGGTATTCGAGACACAGACATCCAGCGGCATGGCAGGCACAGTGTCTTTGGCCAGTTCATTCTTTAATAAAATGTTCCCGACCTGGGGTCCGTTGCCATGGGTGATCAGGACCCGGTAGCCTTCTTGGACCAAGGCCACCACGCTTTGACACACCCGCTCCACATTGCTCAGCTGTTCGGCAAAAGTCCCTTTTTGATTGGCCATGATGATTGCATTTCCCCCAAAGGCCATCACAACCGTGTTTCCCATCTTTCTCCCCCATTCTTGTCTAACTCGGTTCAAGTGTTTGAGATGACATACCATTTTTTGCTCCAGCTCCTGACCACTGCCCACTGACTACTGATTACACCACCCTATTTTCTCACCAAGGTAAATTCATACTTGTCACCCCGGTAGTATTGGCGGCCAAAATTGATCGCCTTGTCATTCTCGTCATACAGTACGCCTTCTATAAAGATCATTGGGGTTAAGGCATCGACTCCCAAGAGCTTAGCAACTGCCTTCGGCGGCAAAACAGCGTTTACCCGCGAGATAAATTGCTTGGGCTTGTATGGAGTGAACATTCTGATGAATTCGGTTAAGGAGTGGCAGCGGCTCCTCCCTTTTAACAAGGACTCATTGGTCAATAGCCAAAGGGGAATAACGTCATAACAGTAAACTACCGGTTCTCCATCCGCCAAGCGCAGGCTTTCCACAACATAAGCATGGGAGCTAGGGTCCAGCTCCAGCGCTGCGGCAATAATGGGATCCAGCCGCTCCTGATAGATTTTAACTATCTTGTCTTCAGCTTTTTTTCCGGCATTCTGAATGGTGCTAAAGAGGCTATCCAGCTTTTCCATCCCGGCGATCACTTTTTTGGGCTCTTTTTTGAGAAAGGACCCTACCCCGTGGCGGCGGGAAAGAATGCCCTCTTTTTCCAATATTGACAAGGCCTCCCTCAGCGTCCCCCGGCTCACACCCAGCTCATTGGCTAGCTCTGGCTCTGACGGCAGCTGCTGTCCGGCAAGATATAACCCTTCCGAAATTCTCCGCTTGAATTCGTTGGCTATTTCCATATACAGGGGCGACCTTGCTTGATACATAATACCTCCTATGCAAACAAAACAGCCTAAGATTTGAACACCAGCCCAAATGCTGCAAATACCTCACGCAAAGACAAACAAGCGGCCCTGGGGACACCTTTGGATTGATACTTTAGTACCTTACGGTTTTAGAACTGCAATAAAAAACAAGTTGTTATTGGGTTGTGGGCGAAGCCCTCTTGGGTATATCCTCTCAGTATTCTCATTCCCCTCCCGTGGAGGGGTGGTGCGAAGCACCGGGGTGGTTATTCCCCTCCATTGGAGGGGTGGTGCGAAGCACCGGGGTGGTTATTCCCCTCCATTGGAGGGGTGGTGCGAAGCACCGGGGTGGTTATTCCCCTCCATTGGAGGGGTGGTGCGAAGCACCGGGGTGGTTATTCCCCTCCATTGGAGGGGTGGTGCGAAGCACCGGGGTGGTTCCCTTGCTGCAATACGGAACAGTTCCAAGGCAACTCCATTAAACAAGCCAATTTGTATAAAAATCCTTCACTTGAATGTATTTCGACCACCCCGTCCTGACGGACACCCCTCCACGGGAGGGGAATGACCACCCCGTCCTGACGGACACCCCTCCACGGGAGGGGAATTTTTGGAGTTCTTTGTTAGCTTCATCATTTACTACCGCTTTCATGGAGGGGAATTTTTTTAGGTTGTGGGCGAAGTCCACTTTGGAAAAATTTGGCCGCTGCCCAGTGTTGCATGCTAAAATTTTTGCCACAGACTAGCGGCCAGGCGCCTTGCTTCCTTTGCCAGCTCTTTTTCATCCACTCCTGCCAGCTGCCTGTCCAGCATCCTGATTTTGCCGCCTACGATGGTGGTATTTACCATCGGCCCAGAAACCCCAAACAACAGGTGGCCGTAAAAGTTACCTGCCGTGAAGGGTGTCGGCGGTGTATAATTGATGGTAATGACGTCAGCATAGGCACCCGGTGCCAGCATCCCCAAAGGCCGTTCGAAATATTGGGACAAGATTTTTGGGTTATTGCTGAAAATCAACTGGGGGACTTCCTCCCAGGCTGCGCTGGGGTCGCGCCGGTTAAATTTATGCAAGAGATTAGCTACTTTAATCCCTTCGAACATGTCAGCGGTATAGCCATCCGTACCCATCCCCACCAATACGCCTCTTCCCAACATCTCTTTCAGCGGAGCACACCCTACCGCGTTGCCCATATTGGACTCTGGGTTATGAGCAACATTGGTGCCGGTTTCGGCTAAGAGCGAAAGCTCATGGCTGTTTACGTGGACGCAATGGGCGGCCATGGTTTTTTTGCCTAACAGTCCAAAGTCCTTTAGCCTTTCCACAACCCGTTTTTGGTGGTGGGCCAAAGAGTGTTCCACATCCGCCAGGTCCTCCGCCACATGCAGATGCACACCCACGCCAAGTTCTGCGGACTGATCAGCACACTTCTTCAGGGTATCGTCACTCACCGTAAAGGAGGCATGAATGCCGAAAGTGGCCTGGAGCATTGGTTCTGGCCTCTCTTTTAAGCAGCGGATATAGTCCCCATTTTCCGCTATCCCTTCTTCGGCCTTCTTTTGCCCGTCCCGGTCCGAAACCTCGTAACAAAGGCAGCTGCGCACCCCTAGCTCCTGGGCTGCCCGGGCAATGGTCCGCAAGCTGCCGGTAATAGCGTTGGGGCTGGCATGATGGTCCAAAACAGTAGTAGTACCGTTTTTAATGCATTCGAGATAATGAATCAAGGCGCTGTAATAGACGTCTTCCAGGCTGAGAGCTTGGTCTAGCCGCCACCAAAGCCGGGACAAAATCTCAGTAAAATTTGCCGGAGGCGCATCTTTTAAAGCCATCCCCCTGGCAAAAGTACTGTAACAGTGGGTATGGACATTGGTCATGCCGGGCATGATCAGGCCGCCCCTGGCATCCACAAATTGGGCCTCGCTGTATTTCTTTCTTAAAGTCTGGGTATCGCCTACCTCCATAATCACATCATCTGCCATATAAACGGCTCCGTCAGTAATGAGCTGGTTATCTGGTCCTAAGGTAATCAGCGTCCCGTTTCCGACTAATAACATTTGCCTCTACCCCCTTCAGGCAGTAGTGATCACAGATGCTACCCGCTCTAATATACCCCCGCTTCTTCGAAGCGGTTTTATAAGAGCGGTTACGCACTGCATTAACTGGCTCTAAGCTTCAACCTTCGGCTGAAGCCAAGACCCAGTTGAACTGGATGGTCAAACAGGCGGGGACCGGGCAGGCGGCTGTACAGAAGCCACAGCCGACACACTGCTTTTTGTCAATCACCGGCAAGCGGTCCTGGCCGATGCTGATGGCCTGATGCCCGCCATCGCGACAGGCCAGGTAGCAGCGATCGCACCTCACACATAGAGCTTCCTGCAAGACGGAAACCGCCTGATGTCCTCTGGGCAGTTGCGAGTGCTCAACCAGATTGGGCAGGGCCTTCCCGACCAGTTCCTCCACTTTTGTAAAACCCTTCGCCTCCAGGTAATACTTCAGGCCATCGACTAAGTCTTCGATCACCCGGAAACCATGCTGCATTACCACCGTGCATAGCTGCAGGTTACGGGCACCCAAGAGCAAGAACTCGACGGCATCACGCCAGGTAGTAATCCCGCCGGTTGCCGTAATCGGGATCTCCACTTTTCTGGCGATTTCGGCAACACACCTTAAAGCCACTGGTTTGATGGCAGCCCCGGAAATGCCGCCGATACATGACTTGCCGTTAACCTGGGGATAAGGGGAAAAGGTATCCAGGTCCACCCCGATGATGCCCTTGACCGTGTTAATGGCACAGACCCCATCCGCCCCGCTTCTTTTCACTGCCGCTGCTGCTGCGGCAATATCGGCAATTTGCGGTGTCAGCTTAATGACTACCGGGATTTTTTTGGCGGCCTCCTTGACCCACCGGGCAGTTCTTTCAGTGAGTTCCGGGTTTTGCCCGATGGTGCTTCCCATGCCTTTTTCCGGCATCCCATGGGGACAGGAAAAACTGCACTCGATCATATCGGCGCCAGCAGCCTCCAGCCTTTGCACCAGCTCTTGCCAGTCCTCCTGCTTTTGCCCCATGATGCTTGCTACCACCACTTTATACGGGAACTCCTTCTTTAGCCGCTTCACTCTTCCTTCCACCACATCCACGTGGTGGGCAGAGATCAAATCAATATTTTGCAAGGCCACCAGGCGTTTATCTTCATAGTCCAGTCCGGCCATCATCGGGTAGGCCAGATTGACTACCTCGGTTTCCACAGAGGTTGTTTTAAGCACCGCACCAGCCCAGCCGGCGGCAAAGGCTCTGGCGACCATTTCCTCGTCGTCTGTACAAGGGGAGGCTGCCAGGACATAGGGGTTAGGGTACTTAATGCCGCAGAATTCCAAAGACAGGTCAATCATTGCTAGCACCCCCTGATTGTTTCAATGCATTTTGAAGATAATGATCAATGGCAATGGCTGCCTTTTGTCCTTCTGCTACTGCCTGCACCACGGTTTTTCCGCCATTGGCCGCATCTCCGGCAAGGTATACCTTGGGGAGCCCGGCCAGTTTTTTCAGCAGGGGATGCTGGCTCTGGCCTGTCGCAACAATGACCATGTCGGCCGCCAGGTCAAACTCGCTGCCGGGCACCGCTACCGGCCTTTTTCTGCCTGTTTCGTCTTCAGGGCCAAGTTCCATGGAAATCAGTTTGATCCCAGTTACCTGATCCGTGCCCAAAACCGCTACCGGCGCTGTTAACCACCTGAACTCGATGCCCTGGGCTACCGCAAACCGGTATTCTTCCTGCCAGGCCGGCATCTCTGCCAGAGAACGCCTGTAGGCGACAGTCACCTGCCGGGCTCCGGCCCTTTTGGCGATACAGGCAGCATCCATCGCCGTATTGCCGCCACCGATCACCACAACCTTTGCACCAACGGGAATTTGAGACCCGGTTCCTAATTTCATCTTGAGGTTATAGGCAGCTAAAAACTTTTCCGCCGGATAAACCCCGCTTAAACCGGCCCCAGGAACTTCCAAGGCCGATGTGCTGCCTAACCCGCAGCTCACCAGCACGGCATCGTACTCTGCCAGCAAGGTTTCCAGCGGCACATCCCCGCCAACTGTCACACTGTAACGGATATCCCTGACCACTTTTGTGATGCGGGACAATTCTCGCTCCAGTATTTGGTATTCTAACCGGTAATCTGGAATGCCCCAAAGGGCTGTGCCCCCGGCATCAGGGCCGGCTTCAAAAACAACTGCCTCATATCCCTTCTGCATCAGGGCGTAAGCACCGCTTAAACCTGCCGGGCCGGCTCCGATCACCGCCACCTTTTTTCCATTAGGGGGAAGAGGGGTGGACTCCAGGCCGGCACTTTCCAAGGCAAACTTCTGCAACCGGCCAATATTAATCGCCTCGTCCAGGTTGGCCTGGGTACAGCCTTTGCGGCAGAGCTCCGCCTGCGGACAGACATCGGCACAGACGGCACCGAAAGCATTGCTTTCATAGATTACTCTGGCCGCCCCGCGCAGATTGCCGGTTTTGATTTTGTGGATAAAGTCCGGAATCTTGATCTCCGCTGGGCAGCCCTGCACACAGGGAGCGTCATGGCAGTAAAGGCAGCGAGAAGCTTCCCTTAACGCCTGGTAAGGCGACCAGGCACTAGCTGCCGGCAGATGTGTTTGTTGCATTTTTAATTCCTCCTCTATAAGCCGTATCTTCCAAGGGCAGCCGGAAACGGCGTTTCCCATCCAAAGCGAAGTACGCAGCTGCAACCGCCGGCGCTGTGGGGATGGAGGAAATCTCTCCGATGCCTTTTGCGCCATAGGCTTTGCCGTCAATATTTTTTTCGATCAACACAATTTTGATTTCCGGTACATCGGGAGCCCGCCATAAACCCAATCTCCCCAGAGACTTTATCTGCGGAACACCGCCTGCAAGCGGGAAATCCTCGGTCAAGGCATAACCCAAACTCATGATGACACCACCCTCGATTTGGCCCTCCAACAAAGTGGGGTTAACAGCCCGGCCAATGTCATAGGCAGCAATAACCTTTTTCACCTTCCCCAGCTTGTCAAGGATAACGACCTGGGTACCAAAGCTATAGGCCACATGGGTGACCGGATTTTGCTTTTTACTTTGCAAAGGATCGGTGGTCCCTTGAAATTCGCCATGGTATACCTTGCCTGCCAGCTCTGCTAAAGAATGGGTTGACAGGTCGACAGCCAGCTGTTCGGCTGCCAGGCGTACCGCTTCTCCGGTAAAAAGGGTCTGCCGGGAAGCTGTTGTAGCTCCGGCATCAGGGGTGGTGGCGGTATCGGCCAAGACAATTTCCACCACTTCCGGAGTCACAGGGGCTGTTGCGCACAGGATCTGCATTAACACCCCGGCCAACCCCTGTCCAATACAGGCGGCACCGGTGGATAGCTGCACTTTGCCCTTATCGACGGCGATCCTTGCCCTGCCGGTATCCATCAGGCCAACCCCAATGCCCACATTTTTCATCCCGCAGGCAATCCCGGCATATTGGTTCTGTTCGTATTCGTCTTTTACTGCCAATAAGGTTTCCCGCAGGTGGACATCGGCTACTCTCTGACCGGTGGCCAGGAGGTCACCCTCAATTAAAGCGTTCCGGTACCTGATCTCCCACGGGCTAATCCCGGCTTTTTCCGCCAGGAGATCTAACAGGCTTTCGATGGCAAAAGCTGTCTGGGGCACCCCAAAACCCCGGAAGGCCCCGGAGGGAGGGTTGTTGGTATATACAGAACGCCCCTCGATGGAGATATGGGGGATGCGGTATGGCCCG
It contains:
- a CDS encoding molybdopterin-dependent oxidoreductase, translated to MAFKWIGRPLPRQDAGGKVTGKTRFMSDLSFPGMLWGSVLRSRYPHALIKSIDTGEAARLPGVAAVLTHQDVPGLNGYGIVIQDQPVLCADKVRYMGDAVALVAAESKEIAAMALDLIRVEYEELPGVFNPEEAMQAKAPQVHASGNICRHTAVTHGDVEKAFASAEAIVENTYHTSCVMPAFLETEGGVAQIDDRGFITVWCGSHYPDRDVIQIARSLGLDKEKIRVIGNPVGGGFGGKDEITIQIHLALLALKTGRPVKIILNREESVVSGWKKHPMTIRMKTGAARDGTLVAHQVTIISDTGAYASLGGTILNSAVEHCSGPYRAPNAQVDGYCVYTNNSVSGAMRGFGVNQVTFAMETQMEILAEKLGMDRLAIRLKNGLQTGDKGPLGNEMITAMGPVQTLAAAGATDLWINRENYKANPSRPWKKRGVGLAAAIKGCGLGFRLPDYGTAVVELLPGGGFRLGVGCPEIGQGNSIAYAQMAAEVLGCHPDQVEVVTGDTAATPDSGTSTASRSVYVAGNAIIIAGKQMQQRLKEAVAEELGVPIEEVNLSEGLAAVGGKSISYAQLAEKILAGGAECSEMGRFHAPKAEKEIPGVYGLPHLVFGTHAHVVLLEVDTLTGQVDVLETVALPDAGRVINLQGLEGQSEGGTLMGMGYALTEEVVLEKGITKTLNFNNYIIPTAVDAPRVTTIPVEVMEQTGPFGAKGIGEAVCISITPAITNAIYDAVGVRITELPANLERVLAGLMNQGKTGISGHGRSISTS
- a CDS encoding (2Fe-2S)-binding protein; the encoded protein is MEKISFILNGLSVELAVDPKARLVDVLREELDFTGTKEGCGQGECGACTVLLDGQAVNSCLVLVGQIKGRNVVTIEGLAKDGKLDPLQEAFIAEGAVQCGYCTPGMVLSAKALLMQNPLPSEQEIKEAIAGNLCRCTGYVKIVQAIKTAAASL
- the arcC gene encoding carbamate kinase; this encodes MGNTVVMAFGGNAIIMANQKGTFAEQLSNVERVCQSVVALVQEGYRVLITHGNGPQVGNILLKNELAKDTVPAMPLDVCVSNTQGSIGYAIQQKLGNGFKSAGININVISVVTQVLVDPADPAFQLPTKPVGPYYNAAEAARLTEEKGYRMTQVGNDAWRRVVPSPFPIEIIEKSGIKSLLDSGYVVVAAGGGGIPVMRDEYGMLQGVEAVIDKDLTGQLLARDISADNFLILTSVDRVSLDFGKPSQRDLEKMTLAEARAYMAEGQFPPGSMGPKVDAACRFVENGGKEAIIGPLLDAYRAVKGLTGTRIL
- a CDS encoding GntR family transcriptional regulator; translation: MYQARSPLYMEIANEFKRRISEGLYLAGQQLPSEPELANELGVSRGTLREALSILEKEGILSRRHGVGSFLKKEPKKVIAGMEKLDSLFSTIQNAGKKAEDKIVKIYQERLDPIIAAALELDPSSHAYVVESLRLADGEPVVYCYDVIPLWLLTNESLLKGRSRCHSLTEFIRMFTPYKPKQFISRVNAVLPPKAVAKLLGVDALTPMIFIEGVLYDENDKAINFGRQYYRGDKYEFTLVRK
- the ssnA gene encoding putative aminohydrolase SsnA, which codes for MLLVGNGTLITLGPDNQLITDGAVYMADDVIMEVGDTQTLRKKYSEAQFVDARGGLIMPGMTNVHTHCYSTFARGMALKDAPPANFTEILSRLWWRLDQALSLEDVYYSALIHYLECIKNGTTTVLDHHASPNAITGSLRTIARAAQELGVRSCLCYEVSDRDGQKKAEEGIAENGDYIRCLKERPEPMLQATFGIHASFTVSDDTLKKCADQSAELGVGVHLHVAEDLADVEHSLAHHQKRVVERLKDFGLLGKKTMAAHCVHVNSHELSLLAETGTNVAHNPESNMGNAVGCAPLKEMLGRGVLVGMGTDGYTADMFEGIKVANLLHKFNRRDPSAAWEEVPQLIFSNNPKILSQYFERPLGMLAPGAYADVITINYTPPTPFTAGNFYGHLLFGVSGPMVNTTIVGGKIRMLDRQLAGVDEKELAKEARRLAASLWQKF
- the preA gene encoding NAD-dependent dihydropyrimidine dehydrogenase subunit PreA; this translates as MIDLSLEFCGIKYPNPYVLAASPCTDDEEMVARAFAAGWAGAVLKTTSVETEVVNLAYPMMAGLDYEDKRLVALQNIDLISAHHVDVVEGRVKRLKKEFPYKVVVASIMGQKQEDWQELVQRLEAAGADMIECSFSCPHGMPEKGMGSTIGQNPELTERTARWVKEAAKKIPVVIKLTPQIADIAAAAAAVKRSGADGVCAINTVKGIIGVDLDTFSPYPQVNGKSCIGGISGAAIKPVALRCVAEIARKVEIPITATGGITTWRDAVEFLLLGARNLQLCTVVMQHGFRVIEDLVDGLKYYLEAKGFTKVEELVGKALPNLVEHSQLPRGHQAVSVLQEALCVRCDRCYLACRDGGHQAISIGQDRLPVIDKKQCVGCGFCTAACPVPACLTIQFNWVLASAEG
- a CDS encoding NAD(P)-dependent oxidoreductase, producing the protein MQQTHLPAASAWSPYQALREASRCLYCHDAPCVQGCPAEIKIPDFIHKIKTGNLRGAARVIYESNAFGAVCADVCPQAELCRKGCTQANLDEAINIGRLQKFALESAGLESTPLPPNGKKVAVIGAGPAGLSGAYALMQKGYEAVVFEAGPDAGGTALWGIPDYRLEYQILERELSRITKVVRDIRYSVTVGGDVPLETLLAEYDAVLVSCGLGSTSALEVPGAGLSGVYPAEKFLAAYNLKMKLGTGSQIPVGAKVVVIGGGNTAMDAACIAKRAGARQVTVAYRRSLAEMPAWQEEYRFAVAQGIEFRWLTAPVAVLGTDQVTGIKLISMELGPEDETGRKRPVAVPGSEFDLAADMVIVATGQSQHPLLKKLAGLPKVYLAGDAANGGKTVVQAVAEGQKAAIAIDHYLQNALKQSGGASND